The following proteins are co-located in the Triticum aestivum cultivar Chinese Spring chromosome 1A, IWGSC CS RefSeq v2.1, whole genome shotgun sequence genome:
- the LOC123066511 gene encoding uncharacterized protein isoform X2 — protein sequence MIPSSPVQLKEVGTCVLLNENTADHEHNSGDLISERRKLKQVYESICSNKDKEATEAVQKFQQKLEELHVAACKKDDEIGRLQAEAPASTNKTLVLEGKLNEMHSLDKANDIQSLKVGQPVTHKHKLAFLSTIQSKEAGNSVEIIQENADHGAIAGDLRAELRKLKQAYETLSSNKDKEISAALAVEDFLLNKLLRMDKDSAGLLKIKEVEAAQANEAAQKLQQIVEELQVAVRYKADEIGRLRAEAGPLKIKEVEAAQANKAVQMLQQNVEEVQVAVRNKDDEIGKLGAEVGHLKIKQVESAQKLQQNVEELQVAVRNKDIEIGRLQAEAGILNIKEVEAVKKFQQNVDVLQVEV from the exons ATGATCCCAAGCTCGCCG GTACAGCTGAAGGAAGTTGGAACTTGTGTACTGCTTAATGAAAACACTGCGGATCATGAGCACAATTCCGGAGATTTAATATCAGAGCGAAGAAAGTTAAAGCAGGTCTATGAGTCCATATGCTCGAATAAGGATAAGGAAGCTACTGAAGCAGTGCAGAAGTTTCAACAGAAGTTAGAGGAGCTGCACGTGGCAGCCTGTAAGAAGGATGATGAGATTGGAAGATTGCAGGCAGAAGCTCCTGCATCCACAAATAAGACACTGGTTCTTGAGGGCAAGCTAAATGAGATGCACTCCTTGGATAAGGCGAATGACATCCAGAGCCTCAAAGTTGGGCAACCTGTGACTCATAAACACAAGCTTGCCTTCTTATCAACT ATACAATCCAAGGAAGCTGGAAATAGTGTAGAGATTATTCAAGAGAATGCAGATCATGGGGCCATCGCAGGAGATTTAAGAGCAGAGCTAAGAAAACTGAAGCAAGCTTATGAGACCCTTAGCTCAAACAAGGATAAGGAAATTTCTGCAGCACTTGCAGTGGAGGATTTTCTTTTGAACAAACTGCTGAGAATGGACAAGGACAGCGCAGGGCTCCTCAAGATAAAGGAAGTGGAGGCAGCACAAGCTAACGAAGCAGCACAAAAGCTTCAACAGATTGTAGAGGAGCTGCAAGTGGCAGTCCGATATAAGGCTGACGAGATTGGCAGATTGCGAGCAGAAGCGGGGCCCCTTAAGATAAAGGAAGTGGAGGCAGCACAAGCTAACAAAGCTGTGCAAATGCTTCAGCAGAATGTAGAGGAGGTGCAAGTGGCAGTCAGAAATAAAGATGATGAGATTGGCAAATTGGGAGCAGAAGTGGGGCACCTTAAGATAAAACAAGTGGAGTCAGCACAAAAGCTTCAGCAAAATGTAGAGGAACTGCAAGTGGCAGTCCGAAATAAGGATATTGAGATTGGCAGATTGCAAGCAGAAGCGGGGATCCTTAACATAAAAGAAGTGGAGGCAGTAAAAAAGTTTCAGCAGAATGTAGATGTGCTGCAAGTAGAAGTATGA
- the LOC123066486 gene encoding CAP-Gly domain-containing linker protein 1 isoform X3 translates to MSSGGGGDDAGDGGRAEWQRIYDRVGALAAGRARLEARNRIQHEFWDARLHQAELSRSRWEVACRELLPSDDPKLAELLESDLEDSRTCEALLDTENSELLVQLREDGACVELNENTADHEHTSGDLISEVRKLKRTYATICWNKDKEATEAVQKLQQKIEELQVAACKKDDEIGILQAEASACINKLMLLKGKLDEMRSLDKDIDIQKLKVGQHETLESKFASLPNIQSKEAGNIVDIIQKNADHGAITAELRKLKQAYETLSSNKDKEISKLLEMKDFLLNQLMRMDKDNAELLQKKEVEAAQANEAAQKLQQNVEELQVSVRYKDDEIGRLRAEAGPLKIKEVEVAQANEAAQKLQQNVEELQVSVRYKDDEIGRLRAEAGPLKMKEVEVAQANKAAQKLQQNVEELQAAVRNKDDEIGKLRAEVEYLQQNVEELQVAVRNKDNKIGRLQAEVRILNIKQVEPAQKLQQNVDVLQIEVRNKDDENCRLPAEAANAEKKVPALEGKLLEMHSLVKEKNDEIQKLKNWQPESLKCKCVSSIAV, encoded by the exons atgagcagcggcggcggcggcgacgacgcgggGGACGGCGGGCGGGCCGAGTGGCAGCGCATCTACGACCGGGTCGGGGCGCTCGCCGCCGGCCGCGCGCGGCTGGAGGCGCGCAACAGGATCCAGCACGAGTTCTGGGACGCCCGCCTCCACCAG GCGGAGCTGAGCAGAAGCAGGTGGGAGGTGGCCTGCAGGGAGCTGCTCCCTTCCGATGATCCCAAGCTCGCCG AACTGCTAGAGAGTGATTTGGAGGATTCAAGAACTTGTGAAGCTCTTTTGGACACCGAAAACTCAGAACTGCTG GTACAACTGAGGGAAGATGGAGCTTGTGTAGAGCTTAATGAAAACACTGCAGATCATGAGCACACTTCTGGAGATTTAATATCAGAGGTAAGAAAGTTAAAGCGAACCTATGCGACCATATGCTGGAACAAGGATAAGGAAGCCACTGAAGCAGTGCAGAAGCTTCAACAGAAGATAGAGGAGCTGCAAGTGGCAGCCTGTAAGAAGGATGATGAGATTGGAATATTGcaagcagaagcttctgcttgTATAAATAAGTTAATGCTTCTAAAGGGTAAACTAGATGAAATGCGATCTTTGGATAAGGACATTGACATCCAAAAGCTCAAAGTTGGGCAACATGAGACTCTTGAAAGCAAGTTTGCCTCCTTGCCAAAT ATACAATCCAAGGAAGCTGGAAATATTGTAGATATTATTCAAAAGAATGCGGATCATGGGGCCATCACGGCGGAGCTCAGAAAACTGAAGCAAGCTTATGAGACCCTGAGCTCAAACAAGGATAAGGAAATTTCTAAATTACTTGAAATGAAGGATTTTCTTTTGAACCAACTGATGAGAATGGACAAGGACAATGCTGAGCTCCTTCAGAAAAAGGAAGTGGAGGCAGCACAAGCTAACGAAGCAGCACAAAAGCTTCAGCAGAATGTAGAGGAGCTGCAAGTGTCAGTCCGATATAAGGATGATGAGATTGGCAGATTGCGAGCAGAAGCAGGGCCCCTCAAGATAAAGGAAGTGGAGGTGGCACAAGCTAATGAAGCAGCACAAAAGCTTCAGCAGAATGTAGAGGAGCTGCAAGTGTCAGTCCGATATAAGGATGACGAGATTGGCAGATTGCGAGCAGAAGCAGGGCCCCTAAAGATGAAGGAAGTGGAGGTGGCACAAGCTAACAAAGCAGCACAAAAGCTTCAGCAGAATGTAGAGGAGCTGCAAGCGGCAGTCCGAAATAAAGATGACGAGATTGGGAAATTGCGAGCAGAAGTGGAGTACCTTCAGCAGAATGTAGAGGAACTGCAAGTGGCAGTTCGAAATAAGGATAATAAGATTGGCAGATTGCAAGCAGAAGTGAGGATCCTTAACATAAAACAAGTGGAGCCAGCACAAAAGCTTCAGCAGAATGTAGATGTGCTGCAAATAGAAGTGCGAAATAAGGATGACGAGAATTGTAGATTGCCAGCAGAAGCTGCTAATGCAGAAAAAAAGGTACCGGCTCTTGAGGGTAAGCTACTGGAAATGCATTCCTTGGTTAAGGAGAAAAACGATGAAATACAAAAACTGAAAAATTGGCAACCTGAGAGTCTGAAATGCAAATGTGTTTCTTCTATAGCAGTT TAA
- the LOC123066486 gene encoding CAP-Gly domain-containing linker protein 1 isoform X2, whose product MSSGGGGDDAGDGGRAEWQRIYDRVGALAAGRARLEARNRIQHEFWDARLHQAELSRSRWEVACRELLPSDDPKLAELLESDLEDSRTCEALLDTENSELLVQLREDGACVELNENTADHEHTSGDLISEVRKLKRTYATICWNKDKEATEAVQKLQQKIEELQVAACKKDDEIGILQAEASACINKLMLLKGKLDEMRSLDKDIDIQKLKVGQHETLESKFASLPNSKEAGNIVDIIQKNADHGAITAELRKLKQAYETLSSNKDKEISKLLEMKDFLLNQLMRMDKDNAELLQKKEVEAAQANEAAQKLQQNVEELQVSVRYKDDEIGRLRAEAGPLKIKEVEVAQANEAAQKLQQNVEELQVSVRYKDDEIGRLRAEAGPLKMKEVEVAQANKAAQKLQQNVEELQAAVRNKDDEIGKLRAEVEYLQQNVEELQVAVRNKDNKIGRLQAEVRILNIKQVEPAQKLQQNVDVLQIEVRNKDDENCRLPAEAANAEKKVPALEVTHSTEPKTAEASASTKALAVVVAASASPPVTSSKPGAGIDIDLTPPRLVGDREASPPFPPGFGPVARFKDTTTTAPTATLAVVVAKEDGNPDQSIAGTTDDAGGLDIDTAPMPPAATTTKTKSSMLKGKPRPKEQSKADKEGTELDSILGKRMERNRPESNVGLGENEEMNRDMYKKMRGSVSGEAESNIGVLGGKEATGIGATGELMGAKDDAHQEE is encoded by the exons atgagcagcggcggcggcggcgacgacgcgggGGACGGCGGGCGGGCCGAGTGGCAGCGCATCTACGACCGGGTCGGGGCGCTCGCCGCCGGCCGCGCGCGGCTGGAGGCGCGCAACAGGATCCAGCACGAGTTCTGGGACGCCCGCCTCCACCAG GCGGAGCTGAGCAGAAGCAGGTGGGAGGTGGCCTGCAGGGAGCTGCTCCCTTCCGATGATCCCAAGCTCGCCG AACTGCTAGAGAGTGATTTGGAGGATTCAAGAACTTGTGAAGCTCTTTTGGACACCGAAAACTCAGAACTGCTG GTACAACTGAGGGAAGATGGAGCTTGTGTAGAGCTTAATGAAAACACTGCAGATCATGAGCACACTTCTGGAGATTTAATATCAGAGGTAAGAAAGTTAAAGCGAACCTATGCGACCATATGCTGGAACAAGGATAAGGAAGCCACTGAAGCAGTGCAGAAGCTTCAACAGAAGATAGAGGAGCTGCAAGTGGCAGCCTGTAAGAAGGATGATGAGATTGGAATATTGcaagcagaagcttctgcttgTATAAATAAGTTAATGCTTCTAAAGGGTAAACTAGATGAAATGCGATCTTTGGATAAGGACATTGACATCCAAAAGCTCAAAGTTGGGCAACATGAGACTCTTGAAAGCAAGTTTGCCTCCTTGCCAAAT TCCAAGGAAGCTGGAAATATTGTAGATATTATTCAAAAGAATGCGGATCATGGGGCCATCACGGCGGAGCTCAGAAAACTGAAGCAAGCTTATGAGACCCTGAGCTCAAACAAGGATAAGGAAATTTCTAAATTACTTGAAATGAAGGATTTTCTTTTGAACCAACTGATGAGAATGGACAAGGACAATGCTGAGCTCCTTCAGAAAAAGGAAGTGGAGGCAGCACAAGCTAACGAAGCAGCACAAAAGCTTCAGCAGAATGTAGAGGAGCTGCAAGTGTCAGTCCGATATAAGGATGATGAGATTGGCAGATTGCGAGCAGAAGCAGGGCCCCTCAAGATAAAGGAAGTGGAGGTGGCACAAGCTAATGAAGCAGCACAAAAGCTTCAGCAGAATGTAGAGGAGCTGCAAGTGTCAGTCCGATATAAGGATGACGAGATTGGCAGATTGCGAGCAGAAGCAGGGCCCCTAAAGATGAAGGAAGTGGAGGTGGCACAAGCTAACAAAGCAGCACAAAAGCTTCAGCAGAATGTAGAGGAGCTGCAAGCGGCAGTCCGAAATAAAGATGACGAGATTGGGAAATTGCGAGCAGAAGTGGAGTACCTTCAGCAGAATGTAGAGGAACTGCAAGTGGCAGTTCGAAATAAGGATAATAAGATTGGCAGATTGCAAGCAGAAGTGAGGATCCTTAACATAAAACAAGTGGAGCCAGCACAAAAGCTTCAGCAGAATGTAGATGTGCTGCAAATAGAAGTGCGAAATAAGGATGACGAGAATTGTAGATTGCCAGCAGAAGCTGCTAATGCAGAAAAAAAGGTACCGGCTCTTGAGG TAACACATAGCACTGAGCCAAAAACAGCCGAGGCCTCTGCATCAACAAAAGCCTTGGCTGTTGTGGTGGCTGCTTCAGCATCTCCACCCGTCACAAGCTCCAAGCCAGGGGCGGGGATCGACATCGATCTGACCCCTCCCCGGCTTGTCGGCGACAGGGAGGCCAGCCCGCCCTTCCCTCCGGGATTCGGGCCGGTGGCCCGATTCAAGGACACAACTACCACCGCTCCGACAGCAACCTTGGCGGTGGTGGTTGCGAAGGAGGACGGCAACCCTGACCAGAGCATCGCTGGTACTACTGATGATGCGGGTGGGCTCGACATTGACACTGCCCCCATGCCCCCTGCAGCAACAACAACCAAGACCAAGAGCAGCATGCTGAAGGGCAAGCCAAGACCAAAGGAGCAGAGCAAGGCTGATAAGGAAGGTACAGAGCTGGACTCGATCCTAGGGAAGAGGATGGAGCGCAACAGGCCAGAGTCTAATGTAGGTCTAGGTGAAAATGAGGAGATGAACAGAGACATGTATAAGAAAATGAGAGGGTCTGTTAGTGGAGAGGCTGAGAGCAACATAGGTGTGTTAGGTGGTAAGGAAGCTACCGGTATAGGGGCTACTGGGGAACTGATGGGCGCAAAGGATGACGCCCATCAGGAGGAATGA
- the LOC123066511 gene encoding polyubiquitin 11 isoform X4, which produces MVLTLEGKLLEMQSLVKEKDDEIQKLKIWQPESLKCKCASSIPVMKISVRVHNGMSRCHSLEVAESDLIYNVKAKLKAEVLFIDDAIIEYGSKTLADSCALKDLHIQEGAQFEVRYPNLIFVKTPTGRTTRLLIDDHFSDTTIYSLKEKIANEIGVAPDEQRLIHAGRQVEDDRTFADYYIQHGSILHVLVRPREAKAQIFVRTLTGSKTMNFWIDHHFSGTTIRSLKEMIADEIGVAPDEQRLLLAGKQVEDHRTFADYRIRPESILHVVLSLKPNVDNPRIKKKRKLSREECEQLIRSRSHGSAC; this is translated from the exons ATGGTACTGACTCTTGAGGGTAAGCTACTGGAAATGCAGTCCTTGGTTAAGGAGAAGGACGATGAAATACAAAAACTGAAAATTTGGCAACCTGAGAGTCTGAAATGCAAATGTGCTTCTTCTATACCAGTT ATGAAGATCAGTGTCAGGGTACACAACGGCATGAGCAGGTGCCACTCTCTTGAGGTTGCGGAATCAGACCTGATTTACAATGTGAAGGCTAAGTTGAAGGCGGAGGTCTTGTTTATAGACGATGCCATAATAGAGTATGGCAGTAAGACGCTGGCGGACAGCTGTGCCCTGAAGGATCTGCACATCCAGGAGGGGGCCCAATTTGAAGTCCGATATCCGAACCTAATCTTTGTGAAGACACCGACTGGCAGAACAACTCGGTTATTGATTGATGATCACTTTTCAGACACTACCATATACAGTCTAAAGGAGAAGATAGCCAATGAAATCGGAGTTGCCCCAGATGAGCAGCGCCTCATCCATGCTGGGAGGCAGGTGGAGGACGACCGCACCTTTGCTGACTACTACATACAGCATGGGTCTATCCTTCATGTTTTGGTGAGACCCCGTGAAGCCAAAGCCCAGATCTTTGTGCGGACGTTAACTGGCAGCAAGACGATGAATTTTTGGATTGATCATCACTTTTCAGGCACCACCATACGTAGTCTAAAGGAGATGATAGCCGATGAAATCGGAGTTGCTCCAGATGAGCAGCGCCTCCTCCTTGCTGGGAAGCAGGTGGAGGACCACCGCACCTTTGCTGACTACCGCATACGACCAGAGTCTATCCTTCATGTTGTGTTGAGCTTGAAACCAAATGTTGACAATCCCcgaataaaaaagaaaaggaaactcaGTCGTGAGGAATGCGAGCAACTGATCCGAAGCCGAAGCCACGGTTCAGCTTGTTGA
- the LOC123066486 gene encoding CAP-Gly domain-containing linker protein 1 isoform X1, producing the protein MSSGGGGDDAGDGGRAEWQRIYDRVGALAAGRARLEARNRIQHEFWDARLHQAELSRSRWEVACRELLPSDDPKLAELLESDLEDSRTCEALLDTENSELLVQLREDGACVELNENTADHEHTSGDLISEVRKLKRTYATICWNKDKEATEAVQKLQQKIEELQVAACKKDDEIGILQAEASACINKLMLLKGKLDEMRSLDKDIDIQKLKVGQHETLESKFASLPNIQSKEAGNIVDIIQKNADHGAITAELRKLKQAYETLSSNKDKEISKLLEMKDFLLNQLMRMDKDNAELLQKKEVEAAQANEAAQKLQQNVEELQVSVRYKDDEIGRLRAEAGPLKIKEVEVAQANEAAQKLQQNVEELQVSVRYKDDEIGRLRAEAGPLKMKEVEVAQANKAAQKLQQNVEELQAAVRNKDDEIGKLRAEVEYLQQNVEELQVAVRNKDNKIGRLQAEVRILNIKQVEPAQKLQQNVDVLQIEVRNKDDENCRLPAEAANAEKKVPALEVTHSTEPKTAEASASTKALAVVVAASASPPVTSSKPGAGIDIDLTPPRLVGDREASPPFPPGFGPVARFKDTTTTAPTATLAVVVAKEDGNPDQSIAGTTDDAGGLDIDTAPMPPAATTTKTKSSMLKGKPRPKEQSKADKEGTELDSILGKRMERNRPESNVGLGENEEMNRDMYKKMRGSVSGEAESNIGVLGGKEATGIGATGELMGAKDDAHQEE; encoded by the exons atgagcagcggcggcggcggcgacgacgcgggGGACGGCGGGCGGGCCGAGTGGCAGCGCATCTACGACCGGGTCGGGGCGCTCGCCGCCGGCCGCGCGCGGCTGGAGGCGCGCAACAGGATCCAGCACGAGTTCTGGGACGCCCGCCTCCACCAG GCGGAGCTGAGCAGAAGCAGGTGGGAGGTGGCCTGCAGGGAGCTGCTCCCTTCCGATGATCCCAAGCTCGCCG AACTGCTAGAGAGTGATTTGGAGGATTCAAGAACTTGTGAAGCTCTTTTGGACACCGAAAACTCAGAACTGCTG GTACAACTGAGGGAAGATGGAGCTTGTGTAGAGCTTAATGAAAACACTGCAGATCATGAGCACACTTCTGGAGATTTAATATCAGAGGTAAGAAAGTTAAAGCGAACCTATGCGACCATATGCTGGAACAAGGATAAGGAAGCCACTGAAGCAGTGCAGAAGCTTCAACAGAAGATAGAGGAGCTGCAAGTGGCAGCCTGTAAGAAGGATGATGAGATTGGAATATTGcaagcagaagcttctgcttgTATAAATAAGTTAATGCTTCTAAAGGGTAAACTAGATGAAATGCGATCTTTGGATAAGGACATTGACATCCAAAAGCTCAAAGTTGGGCAACATGAGACTCTTGAAAGCAAGTTTGCCTCCTTGCCAAAT ATACAATCCAAGGAAGCTGGAAATATTGTAGATATTATTCAAAAGAATGCGGATCATGGGGCCATCACGGCGGAGCTCAGAAAACTGAAGCAAGCTTATGAGACCCTGAGCTCAAACAAGGATAAGGAAATTTCTAAATTACTTGAAATGAAGGATTTTCTTTTGAACCAACTGATGAGAATGGACAAGGACAATGCTGAGCTCCTTCAGAAAAAGGAAGTGGAGGCAGCACAAGCTAACGAAGCAGCACAAAAGCTTCAGCAGAATGTAGAGGAGCTGCAAGTGTCAGTCCGATATAAGGATGATGAGATTGGCAGATTGCGAGCAGAAGCAGGGCCCCTCAAGATAAAGGAAGTGGAGGTGGCACAAGCTAATGAAGCAGCACAAAAGCTTCAGCAGAATGTAGAGGAGCTGCAAGTGTCAGTCCGATATAAGGATGACGAGATTGGCAGATTGCGAGCAGAAGCAGGGCCCCTAAAGATGAAGGAAGTGGAGGTGGCACAAGCTAACAAAGCAGCACAAAAGCTTCAGCAGAATGTAGAGGAGCTGCAAGCGGCAGTCCGAAATAAAGATGACGAGATTGGGAAATTGCGAGCAGAAGTGGAGTACCTTCAGCAGAATGTAGAGGAACTGCAAGTGGCAGTTCGAAATAAGGATAATAAGATTGGCAGATTGCAAGCAGAAGTGAGGATCCTTAACATAAAACAAGTGGAGCCAGCACAAAAGCTTCAGCAGAATGTAGATGTGCTGCAAATAGAAGTGCGAAATAAGGATGACGAGAATTGTAGATTGCCAGCAGAAGCTGCTAATGCAGAAAAAAAGGTACCGGCTCTTGAGG TAACACATAGCACTGAGCCAAAAACAGCCGAGGCCTCTGCATCAACAAAAGCCTTGGCTGTTGTGGTGGCTGCTTCAGCATCTCCACCCGTCACAAGCTCCAAGCCAGGGGCGGGGATCGACATCGATCTGACCCCTCCCCGGCTTGTCGGCGACAGGGAGGCCAGCCCGCCCTTCCCTCCGGGATTCGGGCCGGTGGCCCGATTCAAGGACACAACTACCACCGCTCCGACAGCAACCTTGGCGGTGGTGGTTGCGAAGGAGGACGGCAACCCTGACCAGAGCATCGCTGGTACTACTGATGATGCGGGTGGGCTCGACATTGACACTGCCCCCATGCCCCCTGCAGCAACAACAACCAAGACCAAGAGCAGCATGCTGAAGGGCAAGCCAAGACCAAAGGAGCAGAGCAAGGCTGATAAGGAAGGTACAGAGCTGGACTCGATCCTAGGGAAGAGGATGGAGCGCAACAGGCCAGAGTCTAATGTAGGTCTAGGTGAAAATGAGGAGATGAACAGAGACATGTATAAGAAAATGAGAGGGTCTGTTAGTGGAGAGGCTGAGAGCAACATAGGTGTGTTAGGTGGTAAGGAAGCTACCGGTATAGGGGCTACTGGGGAACTGATGGGCGCAAAGGATGACGCCCATCAGGAGGAATGA